The Candidatus Desulfovibrio trichonymphae region GGCGTTGCAGACAAAACGCCGCGCACCGTCGCGTCGGAGGTGCTCTATGCGGCGGGCAAGAGAATCTTCTTCTTCCGGCCAGACAACCGGCGGCAGCCACCAGACAACGCGTGAAACTACAGTGCGGGAAAGCGCGGCACTGCGTAGCGAAAGCCAGAGCGCCGTCTCAAACTTGCGGCTAAAACGCGTTTCCCTGCCCCGCGGCACGCTTGCGCGCAGAAGCATATCCGGCTGTGGGGCAGACCGGACGGGCATAGAAAGACGGGGGGAGGCGTCAACGGCTTTTGCAGGACGGCCCTGCACCTCGCGAAGTTTGGCCTGCCAAGAGGCAATCGCCGCTGCGAGTTGAGGGTCGCGCCGGTCAATCAAAAAAACAGGGGTACCGTTTTTGGGTGTTTTGTGCTTTGCCGTGCGCAGAGTTAATGTACCTGCCTTGGGGACTCGACGGGTGACGGGCAGCGTGGCGTGCCAAGTTTCATCTTCAACGCCGACACGCAGGCAATCACCAGGCAGTAAATCAAAATGCGGCTTGAGCAGCACGCTCCTGTTTTGTGTCATGTTGATTTTGCCCGCCAGAAGGCCGGAAGAAGTCTGCCCGCCGGGGTCGGTAGGCACGCGCTCTTTGGCAGGCAGAAAGTTCGCTCTGGTGAGAGGGCGGCCTAAGGCCATTTGCAGGAGTTCCTGCGCCATTTTACGGGCCTTGGGGTCAGACGCGTCGGCCCGCAACATGCGATAGGCCGTGACAACATGATAAACGTAATAAGGGCCTTTTTTACGGCCTTCAATTTTCCAGGAAACAAGACGGCGCATGCCGAGGAGGGTTTTTGTGAGCACGTCCAGAGAGAGATCAAGACAGGAAAAAAAGCGGCCTTCCCGCCCTTTGCCGCCGGATGCTTTGCGGCGTTCATGATGATAAATGTCTTCCGGAATGCGTTTGTGTTCATGGCGGCGGACAGCAGAGATCCCCTGGCTGTAGAGGCGTCTGCATGGCTGAACGCAATAGCCGCGCAACCCACTTTTACCTCCCATGTAGCTTGACCACCAGCAGCGGCCGGAAACGCAATAACACAATGCGCCATGTACAAAACATTCCAGGTTGAGTCCGTCAGGACAGGCCGCGTCCATCATGCGTATTTCGTCAATGGAGAGCTCCCGCGGCAGGATGACCCTGTCCGCTCCACAGCAGCGCGCAGCGATAAGCGCGCGCGGGTGGGTCACATTGGCAAGGGTGGAGAGAAAAAGTCCCTTTTCAAATCCTGCCTGACGGGCCAGATCAAGCATCCCCATGTCTTGTATGATCAGGCCGTCCGGCCTTGCCTGCCGCACAAGACGCACGAGCAGACGGTAGGCTGCCTTTATTTCCGACGGTTTGAGCAGAGTGTTCATGGTGACGTAGACGCGCCTTTGCTCTGCGTGCGCCAGATCTGTCAGACGCGAAAGCTCTGTCAGGCTGAAGTTTTCCGCTTGCATTCGTGCGGAAAAATGCTTGAGTCCCACATATACGGCATCCGCTCCTGCGGCCAGCGCGGCCAAAAACGAGTCAATGTCGCCCGCGGGTGCGAGAATTTCCGGCGGCGTGCGTGGCGGCGTTTGGGCGGAATGCTCCGTCATGATTTGTAATATTCCCTGTACCAGGCCGCAAAACGGGCAATGCCGTCGCGCAGATGCGTTTTGGGTGTAAAACCGGTGCGTTCATTCATATCGTTTATGTCGGCAAAGGTGGCTTCCAGATCGCCGGGCTGCATGGGCAAGAACGTTTTGCGAGCTTTTTGTCCAAAGGCGTCTTCCAACAGGGATATAAAGGTATTGAGTTCAACAGAGGTGTTATTGCCGATATTATGCACGCGCCAAGGCGCGGAGCTTGCGGCCGGGTTCGGCGCGGCCGTGTCAAAGTCCGTATCCGGCGTGGGGATGAGGGGCACAAGACGCGCCAGAGCTTCCACAGCATCGTCAATATAGGTAAAGTCGCGACACATGCGGCCTTTGTTAAATACCCGCAGCTCCTGCCCGCGCACAATGGCTGCGGCAAAAATGTGTGGGGCCATGTCCGGCCGACCCCAAGGACCGTACACCGTAAACAGGCGTACTCCCGTACAGGGCAGACGGTAGAGATGGCTGTAGGCATGCGCCATGAGTTCATTGCTCTTTTTTGTGGCGGCGTACAGGCTTGCCGGGTGATCAGTATTGTGGCGGACAGAATAGGGTCTTTGCGTGTTCAGGCCGTAAACCGAGCTGGATGAGGCAAAAATCAGGTGGGCGACGTTGTGGTTGCGGCAGCATTCGAGCAGATGGCCGAATCCTGTCAGATTTGTGCTGATATAAGCTGCCGGGTTTTGCAGGCTGTAGCGCACGCCCGCCTGCGCTGCCATATTGACGACATAAGTGAAGTTTTCGTGCGTAAAAAGGGCATCAAGGCCTGCATTGTCGGCCAGATCCAGCCTGACGAAACGAAAGTGTTTGCCGGCTTCCGGCGCAGATGCAATACTGGCCAGGCGATCTTTCTTGAGCTGCACGTCATAATAGTCGTTCAGATTGTCAATGCCGGTCACGTCGTGACCGGCAGCCAGCAGCCGCAACGTCAGGTGATAGCCTATAAAACCGGCCGCGCCGGTCACAAGCACATGCATGCCGCCTCCTTTGCCTGTCCGCGCCAAGAGTACGGCAGATGTGTTCCCAAGGCAAGGGCTGGTTTTTCAAGCGGGCAGGACGAAAGCCGCTCTGTTGCTACGCCGCTGCGCGGCTGGCTGTTGCCAAAAGCCGTCGGAGCTGCTATTTATTAAGACGGAGGCCGGGATTGACGTCGGTTGACGTCGAAATCCGACGTGACTGCGACGCCGCCGGCACAGCGGTGATTTCCGCTTCGGGCGCACGCCCTTTATCGTCTATCTGGCCTTTTTAAACGCTTTTGTTCCCCTTTCGACAGATCTCTATCTCACCGCGCTGCCGAGCATGATAGCGGTCTTTGACTGCCCGCGCGCGCTCGTTGACCTCACCATCAGCGGCTTTATGCTCTGCTTTGCCCTGTCCATGCTCGTATGGGGCCCGTTGAGCGACAAATACGGCCGCAAGCCAGTACTCGCCGCAGGTCTGGGCGTGTATGCCGCAGCCTCGCTCGTCTGCCTTTTTTCCGTCAGCATATATACTCATTGCCGGGCGCATCCTGTAGGCGGCGGGCAGCGGAGCCGTGTGCTCCGTTTCCATGGCAATCGTCAAAGACGCATTCAAGGGATGGGAGATGGAAAATGCGCTTGTGTGGATGCAGAGCATCAGCACCATAGCGCCCATGCTGGGAGCGGGCATGCTGAGGCTGACCTCGTGTCGGTTGCGGCGCGGCAGAAACGGTTCAGCCGGCGCAGGTATTCCGTGCATTTTTCAGAAAAAAGGCAATCTGCCCCAGCCTATGTCCAGTCAAGGCCAAAGGTGTCGTGCAGAATGCGCACGGCAAGTTCCACGTATTTTTCCTGAATCAGGATAGTAATTTTTATTTCCGAGGTGCTGATCATCAAAATGTTGATGCCTTCCTGAGTCAGTGCCGCAAACGCTCTAGCCGCAACGCCCGAATGATTGCGTATTCCCACGCCGATGACCGAAACCTTGGCCACATTCACGTCGTGCACCACCTTCGACATCCCTATTTTCGGAGAAATCTCCGCCATGATACCCAATGTCTGCTGCAAATCCCTGCGGGAAATGGTGAAGGTGATATCCGTATGCCCGTCAAGGCTGGTGTTTTGCACAATCATGTCAACAAGCACGTCTTTTTCGGAAAGCGGGCAGAAAACGGCAGCCGCGACGCCAGGCACATCGAGCACATCATGCAGGGTAACGCGGGCCTGATCTTTATCATACGCAATACCTGAAACGAGCAGTGCTTCCATGCTGGAATCCTCCTGAGTGACAAGCGTGCCGGGATCATCGTCAAAGGTGGAGCGAACACGCACAGCCACCTTGTATTTTTGGGCAAACTCCACAGAGCGGATATGCAGAACTTTTGCGCCCATGCTGGACATCTCAAGCATTTCATTGTAGGCGATACGGTCTATTTTGCGTGCTGTGGAGCATATATTGGGATCTGTCGTGTACACGCCGTTCACATCTGTATAGATTTCGCATTCCACAGAGCCGAGGGCGGCGGCCAGAGCCACTGCCGACGTGTCCGAACCGCCACGTCCAAGTGTTGTGACGCGTTTGTCTTCCGTGCATCCTTGAAAGCCAGCGACAACAAGAATGTCATATTGTTCCAGCCAGCCGCGCAGGGCTTCACTGTTGATCGCGCGAATGCGCGCGCAACCGAAACTGTCGTCAGTGACAATAGGTATCTGGCTCCCCAGCAGGGAACGCGCGCGAATGCCCATATCTTTGAGCAGCATGGTGAAAAGACTGATGGAAACCTGCTCGCCGGTGGAAACAAGCACATCGCATTCCGCCTTATCCGGCGTTGGCGACCATTGCCCGGCAAGCGCCAGCAGATTGTTTGTGTCCCCGGCCCTTGCCGAGAGCACAACAATAATTCTGTCAGCGCGCTGGAGGCCATTTAAAACTTTGTCACGCACTTTTTCCATGCGCTCCAGCGTGGCTACGGAAGTGCCGCCGAATTTTTGCACGAGAATTTGCATAGCTGTATCCACTCTGTCCATGATCCTGCAGGGGAACGGCATGGGGTCTCCTGCACATGAGGGCGTGTATTATCCCGACAAACAGCCGTTTGTCCACAATCTGCGTCGGATTTCGCCGGCATATCGGCTGATTGAAATTTCAGCAATTAGATACTAGTAATCAATTGTTTTTACTTGGTAAAAATATCAAAAACATCACAAAGGTAAAACTCTCATCCACCGCAAAGAACAGGGCCGGACAGGGATTCTTCCAAACCATCCAGATAGGTGCGCAGGCCATGGTGGATAACAGCCTACAAAATCCGGACGCCATCCTCTTCTACCAACACAGTGTATTCCAGGCGCACGCCTCCCCAGTCGGGATAATAGAGGCCAGGCTCCACGGTGACGACCATGCCGGGCGCGAGTGCGCGCTCACTACGCGGACTGAGGGAAGGCGCTTCATGCGTTTCCAGGCCCACGCCGTGCCCAAGGCCGTGGATAAAAGCTTTTTCCTCTCCGGCCTTTTCAAACACAGCACGGGCCAGAGCATAGACATCCCGTCCGGTCATGCCGGGGCACATCGTTTCCAAGGCCGCCTCCTGCGCATCGCGTACCAGCGCAAACGTGCGCGCGAAACGTGAATACAACGGCCCGTACTCATCGCCTGCCCAGAAAGTTCGCGTCTGATCTGAGCAGTAATTTTGCACACGGCAGCCCACATCAACAAGCACAGGATTGTGCTCCACA contains the following coding sequences:
- a CDS encoding peptidase U32 family protein — translated: MTEHSAQTPPRTPPEILAPAGDIDSFLAALAAGADAVYVGLKHFSARMQAENFSLTELSRLTDLAHAEQRRVYVTMNTLLKPSEIKAAYRLLVRLVRQARPDGLIIQDMGMLDLARQAGFEKGLFLSTLANVTHPRALIAARCCGADRVILPRELSIDEIRMMDAACPDGLNLECFVHGALCYCVSGRCWWSSYMGGKSGLRGYCVQPCRRLYSQGISAVRRHEHKRIPEDIYHHERRKASGGKGREGRFFSCLDLSLDVLTKTLLGMRRLVSWKIEGRKKGPYYVYHVVTAYRMLRADASDPKARKMAQELLQMALGRPLTRANFLPAKERVPTDPGGQTSSGLLAGKINMTQNRSVLLKPHFDLLPGDCLRVGVEDETWHATLPVTRRVPKAGTLTLRTAKHKTPKNGTPVFLIDRRDPQLAAAIASWQAKLREVQGRPAKAVDASPRLSMPVRSAPQPDMLLRASVPRGRETRFSRKFETALWLSLRSAALSRTVVSRVVWWLPPVVWPEEEDSLARRIEHLRRDGARRFVCNAPWQRCFFPDQSDSVQLLAGPFCGAANAAALGVLRKMGFAAAFVSLELARDDLLALPRQSPLPLGLVLTGFWPVGISRFGLLGIKTDMPFVSPKGEMFWARRYGANIWLYPGWPLDLTEKRKELVDAGYSFFAHIEEHTPHGLPESRRQAFFNYDGQLL
- a CDS encoding NAD-dependent epimerase/dehydratase family protein, giving the protein MHVLVTGAAGFIGYHLTLRLLAAGHDVTGIDNLNDYYDVQLKKDRLASIASAPEAGKHFRFVRLDLADNAGLDALFTHENFTYVVNMAAQAGVRYSLQNPAAYISTNLTGFGHLLECCRNHNVAHLIFASSSSVYGLNTQRPYSVRHNTDHPASLYAATKKSNELMAHAYSHLYRLPCTGVRLFTVYGPWGRPDMAPHIFAAAIVRGQELRVFNKGRMCRDFTYIDDAVEALARLVPLIPTPDTDFDTAAPNPAASSAPWRVHNIGNNTSVELNTFISLLEDAFGQKARKTFLPMQPGDLEATFADINDMNERTGFTPKTHLRDGIARFAAWYREYYKS
- a CDS encoding MFS transporter → MPSMIAVFDCPRALVDLTISGFMLCFALSMLVWGPLSDKYGRKPVLAAGLGVYAAASLVCLFSVSIYTHCRAHPVGGGQRSRVLRFHGNRQRRIQGMGDGKCACVDAEHQHHSAHAGSGHAEADLVSVAARQKRFSRRRYSVHFSEKRQSAPAYVQSRPKVSCRMRTASSTYFS
- a CDS encoding aspartate kinase; amino-acid sequence: MQILVQKFGGTSVATLERMEKVRDKVLNGLQRADRIIVVLSARAGDTNNLLALAGQWSPTPDKAECDVLVSTGEQVSISLFTMLLKDMGIRARSLLGSQIPIVTDDSFGCARIRAINSEALRGWLEQYDILVVAGFQGCTEDKRVTTLGRGGSDTSAVALAAALGSVECEIYTDVNGVYTTDPNICSTARKIDRIAYNEMLEMSSMGAKVLHIRSVEFAQKYKVAVRVRSTFDDDPGTLVTQEDSSMEALLVSGIAYDKDQARVTLHDVLDVPGVAAAVFCPLSEKDVLVDMIVQNTSLDGHTDITFTISRRDLQQTLGIMAEISPKIGMSKVVHDVNVAKVSVIGVGIRNHSGVAARAFAALTQEGINILMISTSEIKITILIQEKYVELAVRILHDTFGLDWT